In Leptospira montravelensis, the DNA window AATATCTTTGATTTGACCGAACACTTCGTCCCCTTTGAGAACAGCTACGATTTTGTCATCGGCCTCGCCTTTATCAATCATCCTAAGTCCACCGATGGGTATAACGGTTAAAATCATATTTCCATGAGTGATGGGATTGACACTGAGTACACAAATATCAATAGGATCTCCATCTCCGATAATGTCTGGTCTTCCCACAACTTCCGAACAATGTTTTCCAGAAGCTTCTCCTGAAAATGTTCTTGGGATAAATCCATAGAGAGTCGGCGAACGGTTGCTATACTTTTGAGGTCTGTCCACTCTGATAAAACCAGAAGCTTTATCAATTTCATACTTTACTGTGTCTTGTGGTGTTAGTTCGATAAAAACATCCAACTCATCTGGTGCCTTTGGTCCTAGTTCCAATCCATGCCAAGGGTGTGCTACGTAATAATTAGGTTTCATTTAATTCCTCTTTTTTTTCGATTTTTGATTTGGTTTATTTGTTTTAGAATCATCTTCCGTTTGTGAATCGTGATGTTCTGCTTCGTAATGTTGAGAATGTCCGTGAGTATCGTGAGTTTCTGAATCTTTGTATTTTTTCATTTCTTCTACAAAGTATTCATTCATTTTACGTTCCCTTTCCATTTGTCTAATTTCTTGTCTCTGTGCTAGTTTGACTAAAAACTCAAAGGCAATAGGAAGTAGAAAACGTGAAAGGATGGTCGCCACAAGAACCCCACCCATTACCACTGTTGCTAGTGGTCTTTGCACTTCTGCACCCGCACTTGAGGCAATGGCCATTGGTAAAAATCCAATGATGGCCACAAGTTCTGTGGTCGCAACCGCACGAAGAGTATATACTGCGGCTTCCACCACAGCTTTCGATGGATCACGTGTGACTTTTAATTGGTCTTTGAGTGCGGAAGCATAAACAACTCCGTTTAACACCGATATACCGGCTGCCGCAATAAATCCAACTCCTGCAGGAATAGAAAAAGGAAGACCTCTGATCACAAGCGAAAGGATTCCTCCCGAAAGTGACAATGGCACTAAAATAAAGACTCCCAATGCATAATAGACACTTCCAAAAGCAATAAAGAGCATCGCAAAAATAATCGCACCTGCAATGGGAATCACTATAGCAAGTCTGTTCTTCGCACGAGTGAAGTTTTCAAACTGCCCACCCCAATCCACGTAGTATCCTTGTGGTAATCCTGATTCAATCGACTGAGTCGCCGCTTGGACATCATTTACAAATCCTATCATATCTCGTCCACGAACGTTTACTTCCACAAGGATCCTTCGTTTCAAACCTTCATGATAAAGGGCAGCAGGTCCTTCTGTCATCGTAATGTCTGTGACTTGTCCGAGTGGAACTGTTCCACCAAGCTCCGTCATCACGGGAACGTTTTCGATCACACCAATGTCTGTTACGTCAGCATCCAAACGAACAATCAAATCAAAGCGTTTGTAACCTTCGTAAACTTTTCCTGCATTGGCGCCCACTCTAAGTGTTTCAATGGTAGTAAGAATTTCTTCGGCACGAACTCCATACCGGGCCATGTTTCCACGGTTCATTTTGATTTCGAGAAGTGGTAAACCTAAAAGTTTTTGGACTCGTAAGTCAGCAGCCCCTTGAATTTTTTTAATTTTGGAGGCATAATTGTCTGCAATGGATTTTAATGTCTTTAGATCATCGCCGTAAATTTTAATGACAATATCTGCTTTGGAACCGGATAACAATGCATTGACGCGGTTTTCAATGGGTTGTGACAAACTGATGTAGGAAGAAGGAACACTGTTGTTCACAGAATTTTTCATGAGCTCCATCAGCTCCTCGCGGTCATGTGCAGAAACCCATTCCTTTTTAGGTTTCAATTTGACCATCATCTCCCCTTCTTCCGAACCAATGGGTTCTGCTGCCGATTCCCCCCGACCTTGTCTGGAAACAACACTCATTGCTTCTGGAAATTTCAAAATCACCTTTTCCATTTCCAAATTCAAATCACGAGAGTGATTGATGGCAGTAGAAGGCAATCGTTTGATATCGATGGCAATTTCACCTTCATCAATTCGAGGTAAAAATTCTGATCCAAGAGTGGATGCGAGCATAAACGATAACAAAACAACACCAATCCCGGCATAAGTAAACTGGCGTTTGAACTTCATCCCATAGGTCAGAACTTCTGCATATTTAGTTTGAAACTTTTCCCAAAAGGCTGACTCATGTAAAATTGGTTTTTTATAAATATAGGACATTAGAGCTGGGAAAGTGGTAATCGAATAAAGAAGGGCTGCACCTAACGCAAAAGCAACGGTAATGGCCATTGGTCGGAACATCCTACCTTCCACACCTTCCAGTGTCATGAGCGGTAAATAAACGAGTAAAATAATCCCCACACTAAACGCGGAAGCCCGCACCACTTTGATACAAGACTCCATGATCACTTCTTCCATCCCATCTTCCATGTCTTGGGCTGAAGTTTTCGAAAGAAGAAAACTCTTACGTAGTAAAAATCCATGAAGAGTGGACTCTAACATCACAATGGAACCATCCACTAAAAGACCAAAGTCGAGAGCACCCAGTGACATCAAGTTTCCCACAATGCCAAAGGCATTCATTAAAATTGTGGCCACCATCATGGAAACAGGAATGGCAAGGGCAACGGCAAAGGCACCTTTCACTGTTCCTAAGGTTAAAATCAGACAAACAAGAACAATGATGGCAGCTTCCACCAAATTGGTAAATACAGTCGAAAGAGTTCGGCCAATGAATTCCGAGCGGTCATAATAAACTTCGATCTTCATCCCTTGGGGAAGACGAGATTCAATCTCTTTCATTTTTTCTTTCACTCGGCTCACTACTTGAAGGGAGTTACTGCCGAGTAACATCATGGCAGTCCCACCCACTACTTCGCGTTTGCCGTTCATGGTACTCAAACCAAAACGAAGGGCAGGTCCTGTTTCCACTCGTGCAATTTGGCCCAGTGTCAAAGGAATCCCATCTCTTGATGTTCTTACAGATAGCCTTGCTATATCATCAATCGATTTGAATTGGCTTTCGCCTCGAATCACAAATTGTTCTTCACCCTTTTGGATGTATCCACCACCTAAGTTGACATTGGCACCTTCTAGTGCTTCCGTGATGTGGGAAAGAGTTAGATTATGAGATAACAGACGTTTGGGGTCAATTTTAATTTGAAACTGTTTGGCATCTCCCCCCACCACGTTTACATCAATGATTCCTTTGACAGAACGAAGTTGTCTTGCCACCTCCCATTCCATCACCGTCCGCAGTTCTTCGGGAGAATGGCTTTCCGATACAAGAGCAAATTCATATATATCGCCTAGACCTGTGGCAATAGGTGAAAGTTCCGGTCTTCCATAGGATTTAGGAATAAAGTTCTCTGCTTGTTTGAGCCTCTCATTGACAAGTTGTCTTGCAAAATAGATATCCGTTCCATCTTCGAAGATAACGGTTACAGAACTCACACCAGTTCTTGAGATGGAACGAATCTCTGTGACTTTCGGCATCCCGTTAAACTCAAGTTCGATGGGGTAAGTGATAAATTGTTCTACTTCTAACGGAGAAAGACCAGGGACCGAAGTGACTGCCGACACCTGTACGTTTGTCACATCAGGAATGGCATCGATCGAAAGGTGCAGCGCATTGTAAAAACCAACAATCGTGAGTGCTGCTGTCAAAACGAGGACTGTGGCTCGTTTATGAATGGAAAACTGAATGATTTTTTCTAACATAATTCCTATTTCAAATAAAAAACATCGCAAGAGCCATTAAAGGCTTCCGCTTCTAGACTAATCTACATGCAACGATTAAGCCAAAACAGGAGGTGGGAGGTAAAGAAAGTGGAATAAGATAAGAATTTCATGAAAAAATGCAGGTTCTGTTGCTAGTGAGGACCAACGAATGACCGAAACCTTCACCGGCGATTCGTCTCTACGAGAAGGAACCAATTTCAAAACCTGGTTGGATTCTTTAGAGGAAGTAAGAACACGAGTCGTTTCTTCCAACTCGTAGGATTGGTATTGAAAGTCCAAATCTTCGAGAGGAGAAACAAACCGGTCGTCGACCAGATTCAGATTGATGAAAACCGCCAAAAGCAGGATAAACCCTGACTTCCAGAAGCGCCTAATTTTCACTGTTTTTTCCTATTCTTGAGACCCAGGTTCAAGAATAGACCCAGAGACTCAAGTGAAAACCCCGGAAATATGAACTTTTTTTCATTTCCTTTTGATGACAAATACTTGTGTAGTTGCCAAAACTCGAGAGTCAAACAAGACTATCCCTACCGATGAAAGACGAATCTATAGACACCATCATTAGCGACGACATCACGTTTCGCGGAACCCTTTCCTTCAACCAAACATTAAAAATCAAAGGGCAATTCAAAGGCACAATCACTTCTCAAGGCAAACTCATCATTGATGAAACAGGCGACGTAGAAGCTGATGTAGAAGTTGGAAGCCTTGTGGTTCACGGAAACCTAAAAGGAAACGTGGACGCAAAAGATAAAGTTGAACTTAAAAAAAATGGTAAGGTAGTGGGAGATATCAAAACACCGGGACTCGAAGTAGAATTCGGTTCCAAAATTATTGGCAATTGCATCATGTAACCAAGGTTCACTTCGGACCATTACTTTCCGAAGTAAGAACCAAAGTGGATTCCAAACGCCCCCTCTTACGTTACTTAGTCGATAAAAGAGAGGGCCTTCGTAGCATTCATCCCAAAGAACTGCTCACATCCGATTTTTCTTGTTTGCACTCACCTTTCTCCCTTCCCGATCTTTCGACTGCTGTCGAACTGATTCTTTCATTTGTGAAAGAAGGAAAAAAAATCCTCCTCTATGGAGATAGGGATTCGGATGGAGTGAGTTCCACTTGTTTACTGGCTTTCTTTTTAAAATCACATCCGACCTTTTCTTCCATCAATTTAGAAGTGATGGTTTCTTCAGAAAGTGATCCTTACGGTCTTTGTAAAGAAGCACTAACAAAAATTAAAAAAGTCAAACCAGACCTACTCATCACTCTCGACTTTGGATCAAGCCAAGCTGATGAAATCGAAGAACTTACGAAAACTGGAATTCAGGTCATAGTACTTGACCACCATGAAGTTCCTGTTCGTATCCCAACAAACTGTGCTTTGGTGAATCCAAGAAGGACAGACTCCCAATACCCTGAAAAAAAAATCTGCACGGCAGTGCTTTCTTTCAAACTAGTCACCGCCATATTATTCCGACAAAGTGATGAATTTGGAAAAATTTACAGGAAAATAGAATTAGAAGAAGGCGCTGGAAAAAAAGAATCCATTTACTTTCAAAACGGGATTCGATTACAAGAAGAGACAACTACCTCACTACCTTTAGACGACTCTTCGATATTTCCATACCCTGAGGACTTTACCACGGCAATCCCAGTGGATTTGGAAAGAAAACTTTTCTTTTACCAATGTTCCAAGATCCCCGATTTTTTTACTGATTTGGAAGAAGAAACAGACCTGGCAGGAATTGGAACCATCACAGATATGATGCCTCTAGTTGGGGAAAACAGGCATTTTGTCAAACTAGCCCTAAACTCACTCACCAAACTCTATGTTGGTGATAAAAAAAGAAAAGGTTTATCGGAACTTTTAAAAGAACTGAAACTAAGCCCCCAAGGTGTTACCACAAAAGACTTAGGTTGGTCGATAGGTCCGGTCTTAAATTCGGCTGGTCGGATGGGAAAAACGGAGGAAGCAGTTTCTCTGTTATTATCGGAAACTAGTTCGGAAGCCAAAACCAAGGCCAAACAACTCCTTTCCATCAATGAAGAAAGAAAAGAAAGAACCAAACGTAATATGGACCGCGTCGAACGTTATTTCCTTAGAAAACCGGAACGTACCTCACACGAAGTCGTATTTTGTTATGAACCTGATATGGAACCTGGGGTCAGCGGAATTGTGGCCACAAGGATGGTGGATACTTACAAAAAACCTGCCATATTTCTTGCACCTGACAATGGTGATGCGAGAGGAAGCATTCGTTCCTATGGTCCCGAAAATGTTTTAGAACTATTAGAATCTCTCTCTGAACATTTCCTACACTTCGGTGGGCATCCGGAAGCAGGAGGATTTTCTATCAAAATCGATCAAATCCCCGCCTTTGAATCTGCGTTGTATACGGCTGCTAAGGCTTGGTTATCCTTTGATAAAGATAAACCCAAAGTTCATTCCATTGAAACAGATTTTACCGTCCTCACAGAAGAAATCGGTGAAAGATTACTCAAAGAATGGAAAGACTTGGAACCGTTTGGCCAAGGAAATCCCGATATCAAACTTGCAATTAAAAATGCAAAAGCAATCCATCTAACGCCACTTAGTGGAGGGAAACACGTTCGATTCCATTTGATTGGAAGTGGTTCTTTAAAGTATATGATTTGGAATAAGGGAGAAGAATTCCAAAAGTTTATGTCAGAACATGGAAGTTTTGATTTGGTAGGAAGTTTAGAAGAAAATTTTTACCAAGGAAGGACCACCCTTCAATTTATCGTTGAGTGGTTTGGGATCACGGCAGAAAACCCTGCCGTATCAAATTAAAAAAAGTTTTTTTAAGCAAACGATTTAAATCTCTTTAAAGTTCCATTTTTTCCCAAAAGGAATCCCTTCAGAAAAGAAGAGATTCTTTTGTCCATCAAACATTGATTAAAACTTTTGATTCATCCACATAAACAGGAGTCCATCCTGAATTGTCTTTGAAGTAACGAACCGCTTTGATTCTTAAATTTTTGTCGAGGGTAAACCAATGGTTGGTATTGGCAGGGATGGAAAGAAAATCACCTTTACTCACATGGACTTCAAATCTTTCTCCATCAATGATGAATCCAAAAATTCCGCTACCATCAATGATATAACGAACTTCTTCATCTGTATGGATATGTAGTTTATCAAATTTAGCTAACATGTCCTGGATTCCAGGAACTTCGTCATGCAGGACAACGAGGTCATTGGCTTTGTAACCATGTTCTTTCTTTAGTTGGTCAAATCGATATTCCAATCCTGAGAGGACTTCCGCTTTTTCAGCGTCAGTTAAGCCCTTTTGGTCGAGGATGAGATCCAAAGTTTCTGGGGTTTTATAGAATTCATACACAAGACCCTTGGAAACAAGGAAATCCTTAATTGCTGAGGGATCCTGAAGAGTTCCTGACTTTCTTTGAATGGTTGCCATACGAATTACCTACCTACGGACTACCCTTTAGATCCCTTTCTATGAATCAATTATTTTTTCGCTATCCTGGAACTAATTCTGTTATAGCAGATTTGTTATTTTATAACAAAGCCCCAGGTTGGAAAAAGACCCAACCCACTGTGAAAAATAAACTCAAAAGAAATACTAAAAATCCAAGGGTTGGCATACTCGGAAGGTCACGGACACCCGCCACAGCACCCGTCTCTTGTTTCATATAAGATTGAATGGTGATCTTCATATAATAGTAAAAAGCCACACAAGAGTTTGCTACGGCCCCAAAAAGAAGGATTCGATTGAATAATAAATCCGATTCGGCAATTTTTTGCAAAAGGAAAAGTTTAGTCCAAAATCCGATTAAGGGAGGAAAGCCAGCAAATGATAAAAAGATGATAGAAAGAGAAAGGGCCGTTAACGGATGTTCTGCGCTCAAATGTGCGATCCCATTGACAGTCACTTCGTGTTTGCCCTGCTCTAAATAAGAAATAATAGCAAAAGCTGCCAAATTTAATAGAGAATAAGAAAATAGATAATACAAGGCTTCGAGGCCCGCACCGCAAGCGATCCCTGCCACAATATATCCGGCATGAGAAATAGAAGAGTATGCTAACATTCGTTTGAGGTTTTCTTGTTTGAGTGCCACAATATTTCCCCAAGTCATAGAAACAAGAGCAATCACTCCCATTAACACTTTCCAGGATTCTCCCATCTCTCCCACAGGAATATGATTGAATAAAACAATCATTAGTCCGAGAGCCGATGCTTTTCCCGCACTTGCCATAAAACCAGTGATGGGTGTTTGTGCACCTTCATATACATCCGGAGTCCAAGAATGGAATGGAACAAGTGCTGCTTTAAAAGACACTCCTACCAAAAAAAGCCCAAAACCTAACTTTGAAAAATTGGATTCATAACCTTTTAGAAACAGACCACGAAGTGCTCCGTCTAGGTTAGTGGTTCCCGAACCTCCATATAAAAATGCAATTCCCAGTAACATAAACCCAGAGCTAAAGGATCCGAGTAAAAAGTATTTCATGGCACTTTCTAAAGAAGAAACAGAGGTCCGAGCCATTCCAATCATCACATAGAGAGCAAGAGAAAGGATTTCTAATCCAACAAAGATCACAATAAAGTCATAACCTGAGGTAAGAAACATCATCCCCGACAAACAAAAAAGAAGGAGAGGAAAAAACTCAGGAAACAATGTTTTATGTTGAGCGAGAAATGGTGGTGCAATGAGTAAAGTGATAAGACCAGCAATCAAATAAATTCCACTGAGCCAAACGGTAAGAGGACTTAGGGAAATTTGTGAACCAAAAAATTTACCATACCCTGGAGATCCTGTTGTATGATACAAAGCGTACATGGCACCGAGAATTCCAAGAACCGAAAGCACCCAAAGTGGTTTGGAATCATCCTCTTTAGGAACAAGGAACTGAACTACGAGAGAAAGTAAAGCCACTCCACATAGAATGAGCATGGGAGAGATTGCTATTAAATCATTGGAGGATGGAGTATATGACATGGGTTAGTTTCCTATTGTCTCTTTTTGGATTGGTTCCAAGTCAAAATCGGACTCAATGGACTTTTCCAAATTGTCTAAGTTTTCATTCAAATTCGGTTTGTTTTCTTTCACAGAAAGAAAAGCAGGAAGTGCATATTTTGATTGAAATGACCCTAACCTTTCTTCAAAGGATAAAGGTTCTTTTCCTAAACTTGTATAATCAGAAAATTGACGGCTTACCTTTCCACCAAGGAAATCTTTTTGTATGTCTTTTCTTTCTGCTACGGATTGCACCGATGCTGAATTCAAATATACATTGGAGGAAGATTGCAAAATTTCTAAAAATGGTTTTGGATAAATCCCAATCCAAAAAATAAAGAAAACAAGTGGAGATAAAATTCCCACTTCTCTAAAGGTTAAATCTTTATATGGTTTGGCTTGGATGGTTTTACTCACTCCAAATAGGAATCGTTTTACAAACCAAAGTAAATACAAGGCGCCAAGCACCACACCTGTGGCAGCAATGCCACCAAGCCAAATATTGGATTTGATGGCTCCCATAAGAATGAGAAACTCACCCACAAATCCATTGGTTCCCGGAAGTCCCACAGAAGACAGAACCGCTATGAGAAAGAAAGTGGAGAACACAGGCATCTGACCGGCAAGTCCACCAAACTCGGCAATGTTTCTTGTATGAGCTCTTTCATAAATCATCCCAATCATAAGAAAGATCATACCAGTGGATATCCCGTGAGAAACCATCTGCAACATTCCACCCACAACTCCTTCGTTTGTAAAAGAAAAGAGGCCCAAAATACAAAATCCTAAATGGGAAAGGGAACTATAAGCAATGATACGTTTGATATCGGTTTGGACAAGTGCCGCCATCGAACCATAAACGATACCGATGACAGCAAGGATCTGAACCCAATTTTGAGAAAGTAAACTTGGTTCTGGGAAAAAAGGAATACAAAAACGAATGAAACCATATGCACCGATTTTGAGTAATACACCTGCCAAGTCCACCGAACCAACAGTAGGCGCTTGTGTATGAACATCCGGCATCCAAGTATGGAATGGGAAAAGTGGAATTTTGATAGCAAATGCTAAGAAAAAACTAAAAAACAAAAACCATTGGAGAGGTTCGGAATACATTCCGAGACTTGCTGTCGACAAAGACTCAATCGAGGTTTTCCCTGTTTTAAAATATAGGGTGAGTATACCACCTAACATAAACAAGGAACCAGCCATAGAGAATAAAAAGTATTTTAAAGCAGCTTTGGTTCTTTCTTCCCCACCCCAAATTCCAATCATAAGAACCATTGGTAATACCATAAGTTCCCAAAATACATAATAAAGAACGAGGTTACCGGCAGCAAAAACCCCAAGGACCGCTGTTTCCAAAACAAGTAAACAAATATGAAATTCTTTGATTTTCTTTGGAATATTGGACCAAGAAGCAATACTCGAAAGAAAAAACATAAAGGCAGTTAAGGCAAATAAAAGAAGGGAAATTCCATCAAGCCCAACATGGTAGTCTACACTCAGCTTGCCCGATAAAATCCAATCAGGAATCCAGTGGACAAATTGTAATCCCGACTTACTGGAATCAAAAAAGAAAAAAAGACCTATAGAGAGGATGGTTGTAAATGCCGACGAAAGTGCTGAGATGACAACAACTGCCCCTACTCGTTTTTGAAATACAATGAGTAAAGAGGATAAAATTGGTAAAAAGATAATGATCGATAAAATTTGTTCCGGCACCTTACACCCCCCTCGTTAATAGATACACTAAAATACAAAATGTACCAATGACAACATACAAGGCGTAATCGCCAATAAATCCTGATTGGAACCTTCGTAAACCGTTGGCTATCACACCAAAACTCCCACCAATTCCCAAAAAGAATCGATCAAGAATCTTGATATCAAAAAAGAATGCCACTCCTTTTGATAAAAAGAGAAAGGGCCGCACAAAAAGAAAATCATAGATTTCATCGATATAGTATTTATGGAAAAGAATCTTTCGAAACCCTGTATGTTCTTCCAGAATGGGGCTCTGTTTTCTTTGATAAAGGAAATAGGCAAGGATAAGTCCAATGGTGGCAATTCCTACAGAAAAAGCAGCTAACGAAAGTTCCACGTCATGAACTAAAGATTTGTGTTCGGCTAAAGTTCCCTGAAGAGAAGCCAATTCATAGCCTTTTGACAATACAGGAGCAAAAAATCTTTCTAAAGCATCGATATGTAAAAAGAAATGTGGGGTCTGTAAAAAACCGGCAACCACAGCACCTGTCGCAAGAATT includes these proteins:
- a CDS encoding inorganic pyrophosphatase; protein product: MKPNYYVAHPWHGLELGPKAPDELDVFIELTPQDTVKYEIDKASGFIRVDRPQKYSNRSPTLYGFIPRTFSGEASGKHCSEVVGRPDIIGDGDPIDICVLSVNPITHGNMILTVIPIGGLRMIDKGEADDKIVAVLKGDEVFGQIKDISEVPKALINKLHHYFLTYKLDPNSPSTGTVEITEVYDRVEAIKVIQFGIEDYIKKFVTV
- a CDS encoding efflux RND transporter permease subunit codes for the protein MLEKIIQFSIHKRATVLVLTAALTIVGFYNALHLSIDAIPDVTNVQVSAVTSVPGLSPLEVEQFITYPIELEFNGMPKVTEIRSISRTGVSSVTVIFEDGTDIYFARQLVNERLKQAENFIPKSYGRPELSPIATGLGDIYEFALVSESHSPEELRTVMEWEVARQLRSVKGIIDVNVVGGDAKQFQIKIDPKRLLSHNLTLSHITEALEGANVNLGGGYIQKGEEQFVIRGESQFKSIDDIARLSVRTSRDGIPLTLGQIARVETGPALRFGLSTMNGKREVVGGTAMMLLGSNSLQVVSRVKEKMKEIESRLPQGMKIEVYYDRSEFIGRTLSTVFTNLVEAAIIVLVCLILTLGTVKGAFAVALAIPVSMMVATILMNAFGIVGNLMSLGALDFGLLVDGSIVMLESTLHGFLLRKSFLLSKTSAQDMEDGMEEVIMESCIKVVRASAFSVGIILLVYLPLMTLEGVEGRMFRPMAITVAFALGAALLYSITTFPALMSYIYKKPILHESAFWEKFQTKYAEVLTYGMKFKRQFTYAGIGVVLLSFMLASTLGSEFLPRIDEGEIAIDIKRLPSTAINHSRDLNLEMEKVILKFPEAMSVVSRQGRGESAAEPIGSEEGEMMVKLKPKKEWVSAHDREELMELMKNSVNNSVPSSYISLSQPIENRVNALLSGSKADIVIKIYGDDLKTLKSIADNYASKIKKIQGAADLRVQKLLGLPLLEIKMNRGNMARYGVRAEEILTTIETLRVGANAGKVYEGYKRFDLIVRLDADVTDIGVIENVPVMTELGGTVPLGQVTDITMTEGPAALYHEGLKRRILVEVNVRGRDMIGFVNDVQAATQSIESGLPQGYYVDWGGQFENFTRAKNRLAIVIPIAGAIIFAMLFIAFGSVYYALGVFILVPLSLSGGILSLVIRGLPFSIPAGVGFIAAAGISVLNGVVYASALKDQLKVTRDPSKAVVEAAVYTLRAVATTELVAIIGFLPMAIASSAGAEVQRPLATVVMGGVLVATILSRFLLPIAFEFLVKLAQRQEIRQMERERKMNEYFVEEMKKYKDSETHDTHGHSQHYEAEHHDSQTEDDSKTNKPNQKSKKKRN
- a CDS encoding bactofilin family protein encodes the protein MKDESIDTIISDDITFRGTLSFNQTLKIKGQFKGTITSQGKLIIDETGDVEADVEVGSLVVHGNLKGNVDAKDKVELKKNGKVVGDIKTPGLEVEFGSKIIGNCIM
- the recJ gene encoding single-stranded-DNA-specific exonuclease RecJ, producing MHHVTKVHFGPLLSEVRTKVDSKRPLLRYLVDKREGLRSIHPKELLTSDFSCLHSPFSLPDLSTAVELILSFVKEGKKILLYGDRDSDGVSSTCLLAFFLKSHPTFSSINLEVMVSSESDPYGLCKEALTKIKKVKPDLLITLDFGSSQADEIEELTKTGIQVIVLDHHEVPVRIPTNCALVNPRRTDSQYPEKKICTAVLSFKLVTAILFRQSDEFGKIYRKIELEEGAGKKESIYFQNGIRLQEETTTSLPLDDSSIFPYPEDFTTAIPVDLERKLFFYQCSKIPDFFTDLEEETDLAGIGTITDMMPLVGENRHFVKLALNSLTKLYVGDKKRKGLSELLKELKLSPQGVTTKDLGWSIGPVLNSAGRMGKTEEAVSLLLSETSSEAKTKAKQLLSINEERKERTKRNMDRVERYFLRKPERTSHEVVFCYEPDMEPGVSGIVATRMVDTYKKPAIFLAPDNGDARGSIRSYGPENVLELLESLSEHFLHFGGHPEAGGFSIKIDQIPAFESALYTAAKAWLSFDKDKPKVHSIETDFTVLTEEIGERLLKEWKDLEPFGQGNPDIKLAIKNAKAIHLTPLSGGKHVRFHLIGSGSLKYMIWNKGEEFQKFMSEHGSFDLVGSLEENFYQGRTTLQFIVEWFGITAENPAVSN
- a CDS encoding cupin domain-containing protein, which gives rise to MATIQRKSGTLQDPSAIKDFLVSKGLVYEFYKTPETLDLILDQKGLTDAEKAEVLSGLEYRFDQLKKEHGYKANDLVVLHDEVPGIQDMLAKFDKLHIHTDEEVRYIIDGSGIFGFIIDGERFEVHVSKGDFLSIPANTNHWFTLDKNLRIKAVRYFKDNSGWTPVYVDESKVLINV
- a CDS encoding NADH-quinone oxidoreductase subunit N encodes the protein MSYTPSSNDLIAISPMLILCGVALLSLVVQFLVPKEDDSKPLWVLSVLGILGAMYALYHTTGSPGYGKFFGSQISLSPLTVWLSGIYLIAGLITLLIAPPFLAQHKTLFPEFFPLLLFCLSGMMFLTSGYDFIVIFVGLEILSLALYVMIGMARTSVSSLESAMKYFLLGSFSSGFMLLGIAFLYGGSGTTNLDGALRGLFLKGYESNFSKLGFGLFLVGVSFKAALVPFHSWTPDVYEGAQTPITGFMASAGKASALGLMIVLFNHIPVGEMGESWKVLMGVIALVSMTWGNIVALKQENLKRMLAYSSISHAGYIVAGIACGAGLEALYYLFSYSLLNLAAFAIISYLEQGKHEVTVNGIAHLSAEHPLTALSLSIIFLSFAGFPPLIGFWTKLFLLQKIAESDLLFNRILLFGAVANSCVAFYYYMKITIQSYMKQETGAVAGVRDLPSMPTLGFLVFLLSLFFTVGWVFFQPGALL
- a CDS encoding complex I subunit 4 family protein, producing MPEQILSIIIFLPILSSLLIVFQKRVGAVVVISALSSAFTTILSIGLFFFFDSSKSGLQFVHWIPDWILSGKLSVDYHVGLDGISLLLFALTAFMFFLSSIASWSNIPKKIKEFHICLLVLETAVLGVFAAGNLVLYYVFWELMVLPMVLMIGIWGGEERTKAALKYFLFSMAGSLFMLGGILTLYFKTGKTSIESLSTASLGMYSEPLQWFLFFSFFLAFAIKIPLFPFHTWMPDVHTQAPTVGSVDLAGVLLKIGAYGFIRFCIPFFPEPSLLSQNWVQILAVIGIVYGSMAALVQTDIKRIIAYSSLSHLGFCILGLFSFTNEGVVGGMLQMVSHGISTGMIFLMIGMIYERAHTRNIAEFGGLAGQMPVFSTFFLIAVLSSVGLPGTNGFVGEFLILMGAIKSNIWLGGIAATGVVLGALYLLWFVKRFLFGVSKTIQAKPYKDLTFREVGILSPLVFFIFWIGIYPKPFLEILQSSSNVYLNSASVQSVAERKDIQKDFLGGKVSRQFSDYTSLGKEPLSFEERLGSFQSKYALPAFLSVKENKPNLNENLDNLEKSIESDFDLEPIQKETIGN